GCAAGACAGACAGGGTAGCCACGATCGCGTCGGCGCTGGCTTGGGTGGAGCGTCGTCGCCAAAAGTCAGGTGAAGCTATCACAGCAAGCACTAGGTAGAAAATAGTCAAAAATGTGCCTACACCAATGAGCGCCACGGGAACTACACCCCAACTGCCAGAGATAGCGCCAGCAGAAACACCCATGGCTACTAAACTAGGGCCAATCCAGACCACAAATCGGGAATACTTGATTACCACGTCCATGTTGTAACCCTCCTTATGACCGCTGGAAGCGGAGTGCCTCGATCGACTGGGCGGTGAGAAACACCCCTAGTACCATGTAGGTGCCAAACATCAGCAAGCTACTGGTATCCAAAATGCCCTGGAGCAGATTGGCATAGTGCTTTAGCAGGGACAAATGACGTAGAATTTCGCCAAGGCTGCCCGTTAACCCTTGGGCAACAATTTCCAGTACCCATAGACCAAATACTAGAGCGAAGCTAAGTACGCCAGCTAGGAGGGTGCTACTGGTAAGAGAGGAGACAAACATCCCCAAGGACAGAGTGGCCGCTGCCATCAAAATTAGGGAGGCATAGCCTAACAGCATGACACCCGGTGGAAACGGTGGAGTCGAAGCGAGGAGGACGATCGTTACATAGGTGTAAACAGGTACCAGCATGGTGACAAAAAACGTGACGACTCCCAATAGCTTGCCTAAGGCCACTGCCCAGTTAGTGATTGGTGACGTTGCCAATAATTCTAAGGTGCCTTGCTTACGCTCCTCGGCATATAGCCCCATGGACAGGATGGGGAGGATGAACAGAGAGATGAACCCTGTAGTTCCCAAGAAATCCTGTAGAACCAGGGTAGGTACATCCACGGCTTGCCCCTGAAAGACTCCCTGTTGAGCAAAGGCAATGTCTCGCTGTAAGATCCAGGCAAAAAAGATGCCTGTGAGTAGCCAAAAAACGCCTGCAATTCCATAGGCTAGGGGTGATGCAAAATAACTTTGCAATTCTTTCCGATAAATTGCTGTGATATTACCCATGATGATTTTCATTGGAAGCTCGCCGATCGTCAGTAGATATTCGTTGGCATTGACAAGAACCAATTAGGG
Above is a genomic segment from Cyanobacteriota bacterium containing:
- a CDS encoding ABC transporter permease encodes the protein MKIIMGNITAIYRKELQSYFASPLAYGIAGVFWLLTGIFFAWILQRDIAFAQQGVFQGQAVDVPTLVLQDFLGTTGFISLFILPILSMGLYAEERKQGTLELLATSPITNWAVALGKLLGVVTFFVTMLVPVYTYVTIVLLASTPPFPPGVMLLGYASLILMAAATLSLGMFVSSLTSSTLLAGVLSFALVFGLWVLEIVAQGLTGSLGEILRHLSLLKHYANLLQGILDTSSLLMFGTYMVLGVFLTAQSIEALRFQRS
- a CDS encoding ABC transporter, with the protein product MDVVIKYSRFVVWIGPSLVAMGVSAGAISGSWGVVPVALIGVGTFLTIFYLVLAVIASPDFWRRRSTQASADAIVATLSVL